In the Sediminibacter sp. Hel_I_10 genome, one interval contains:
- a CDS encoding oligosaccharide flippase family protein → MQAISVKIPKRISPEQMFMLSVLAVNGGNYLYNLILGRILGPEHFADAAVLITFLLVLSFVAMTFQLVTAKFSVEFEDHTFLSFISKIYKNATIVGIGLGVLIIAFSNQLQQLFHTSSSSMFVIFGIGVPLYFLMSVNRGIYQGQKSFKNLSITYQAEMLSRLVITLGLIFLFDIQSSVVIAIGILVSFGFGLIPFKLNYFKFKTVGLIEVTKSKQVRSFFVITAFYELTQIIINNSDILLVKHYFESYDAGLYASLALIGRIVYFIAWMFVMLLLPTVVQLKKEGKATAPILFKYVGYIAAIAAVIVLGCALFPETGITLLFGERYLAMAPLLWKYALATGLFAISNIFAYYYLSLDHYVPVVFSGLFGLLQMGLVIFFHESLAQVVHMQIAAMFALLVFQMIYFIYDSKLKVI, encoded by the coding sequence ATGCAAGCAATTTCAGTTAAAATACCAAAACGAATATCTCCAGAGCAAATGTTTATGCTAAGCGTTTTAGCAGTTAACGGTGGAAATTACTTGTATAACCTTATACTTGGCAGAATTCTAGGGCCAGAGCATTTTGCAGATGCTGCAGTGCTCATCACATTTTTATTGGTCTTGTCTTTTGTGGCCATGACTTTTCAATTGGTTACTGCAAAGTTTTCAGTTGAATTTGAAGATCACACTTTCCTTAGTTTCATCTCTAAAATCTATAAAAATGCCACCATTGTAGGTATTGGATTAGGTGTGCTGATTATAGCATTTTCAAATCAATTGCAGCAGCTTTTTCATACCTCTTCATCAAGCATGTTTGTGATTTTTGGAATAGGCGTGCCACTTTATTTTTTAATGAGCGTGAATCGTGGTATTTATCAAGGGCAAAAATCCTTTAAAAATTTATCGATTACCTATCAAGCCGAAATGCTAAGTAGATTGGTAATCACTTTAGGATTGATTTTTTTATTTGACATTCAATCTTCCGTAGTGATTGCTATAGGTATTTTGGTCTCTTTTGGTTTTGGTTTGATTCCTTTTAAGCTCAACTATTTTAAATTTAAAACTGTTGGACTTATAGAAGTTACCAAGTCTAAACAAGTGCGCAGCTTCTTTGTGATCACTGCGTTTTATGAACTTACCCAAATTATCATTAACAATAGTGACATCCTTTTGGTAAAGCACTATTTTGAATCTTATGATGCCGGATTGTATGCTTCATTAGCTTTAATAGGAAGGATCGTTTACTTTATAGCCTGGATGTTCGTTATGTTGTTATTGCCAACGGTCGTTCAGCTTAAAAAAGAAGGAAAGGCTACAGCGCCAATCTTGTTTAAATATGTAGGTTACATTGCTGCGATAGCTGCTGTTATTGTGTTGGGATGTGCCTTGTTCCCTGAAACAGGAATCACCCTGTTATTTGGAGAGCGCTATCTAGCCATGGCACCATTACTTTGGAAATATGCCTTAGCTACAGGGCTCTTTGCCATCTCAAACATTTTTGCTTATTACTACTTATCTCTTGATCATTATGTACCTGTTGTGTTTTCTGGTCTTTTTGGATTGCTACAAATGGGACTGGTCATCTTTTTCCACGAGAGTCTAGCGCAAGTCGTACACATGCAAATTGCAGCTATGTTTGCCTTACTTGTTTTTCAAATGATATACTTTATTTACGATTCTAAATTGAAAGTCATTTAA
- a CDS encoding STAS domain-containing protein, protein MALKITRNENTFTLEGQINACTASNFKTHFMLMLNSMRDITIDISKVTEIDSNGMHAIKSVYNNATSWHKPFYIIGNGCKEIFQDIRPNYAA, encoded by the coding sequence ATGGCACTTAAAATTACACGTAACGAAAACACATTTACATTAGAGGGACAAATTAACGCATGTACCGCGAGTAACTTTAAAACACACTTTATGTTAATGCTAAATTCTATGAGAGACATTACTATAGATATTAGTAAGGTGACTGAAATTGATAGCAACGGTATGCATGCTATTAAGAGCGTCTATAACAATGCAACGTCATGGCATAAGCCCTTCTATATTATTGGAAATGGCTGTAAGGAAATTTTTCAAGATATCAGACCAAACTACGCTGCTTAA
- a CDS encoding glycosyltransferase, which produces MKLAIVTAYPPSKVTLNEYAYHLVKHFRQQDAVTEVVLLTDKTEGAKDITFTEDGCKITVKECWAFNSYANIVNVTKAINTVAPDAVLFNLQFMKFGDKKIAAALGLMLPLVCKLKRIPNIVLLHNILEEVDLESAGFTSNKLMQKLYGFIGTTLTKLILQADTVAVTMQKYVNILEQKYNAKNVTLIPHGTFEISEVTPNYSIPEGPLQVMTFGKFGTYKKVESMIEAVEKVRASTGLDLEVVIAGTDNPNVPGYLAKVQEDYKHVPQVLFTGYVEEFEVPILFNESAVVVFPYTSTTGSSGVLHQAGSYGKAVVMPDLGDLALLVQDEGYKGEFFDPTSVTSLASAIEAIVTNDAHRIALGKANYEAATAYPMEKITGMYLEHFKAIISSKSPQKDVVLESSTVQKYI; this is translated from the coding sequence ATGAAACTAGCAATTGTAACAGCATATCCGCCAAGTAAAGTAACCTTAAACGAATATGCATATCATTTAGTAAAACATTTTAGACAACAAGATGCCGTAACCGAAGTGGTGTTGTTAACCGATAAAACCGAAGGTGCAAAAGACATCACCTTTACCGAAGACGGTTGTAAGATTACGGTTAAGGAATGTTGGGCCTTCAATAGTTACGCTAATATTGTAAATGTAACTAAGGCTATTAATACCGTTGCGCCAGATGCCGTATTGTTTAATTTACAGTTTATGAAGTTTGGCGATAAGAAAATTGCAGCAGCGCTAGGATTGATGTTGCCATTGGTGTGTAAATTAAAGCGCATCCCTAACATCGTGTTATTACATAATATCTTAGAGGAAGTCGATCTAGAGTCGGCTGGTTTTACCTCAAATAAATTAATGCAAAAACTATATGGTTTTATAGGCACCACCTTAACCAAATTGATTTTACAGGCCGATACTGTGGCGGTGACCATGCAAAAGTATGTGAACATTTTAGAGCAAAAGTACAATGCTAAGAATGTCACTTTAATTCCGCACGGTACTTTTGAAATTTCTGAAGTTACTCCCAACTATAGTATCCCAGAAGGGCCTTTACAGGTAATGACCTTCGGAAAATTTGGAACCTACAAAAAAGTAGAGTCCATGATAGAAGCGGTAGAAAAAGTAAGAGCATCTACAGGTCTTGACCTAGAGGTTGTTATTGCGGGTACCGATAATCCCAACGTACCTGGGTATTTGGCCAAAGTACAAGAAGATTATAAGCATGTACCACAAGTGCTTTTTACGGGCTACGTTGAAGAATTTGAAGTGCCAATTTTATTTAATGAAAGTGCTGTGGTGGTATTTCCGTATACCTCTACAACAGGCAGTTCTGGCGTATTGCACCAGGCGGGGAGTTACGGTAAAGCTGTAGTCATGCCAGATTTGGGCGATTTAGCGCTGTTAGTACAAGATGAAGGATATAAAGGAGAGTTTTTTGACCCAACCTCTGTAACTAGTTTGGCGAGTGCCATTGAGGCTATTGTTACTAACGATGCACACCGTATTGCTCTGGGAAAAGCAAATTACGAAGCTGCAACAGCGTATCCTATGGAAAAAATTACAGGTATGTATCTAGAACATTTTAAGGCGATTATCTCTAGTAAATCGCCTCAAAAAGACGTGGTTTTAGAGTCGTCTACTGTCCAGAAATATATTTAA